GACAGTCAGCAGCTCTGACTGAATGTTGATGCTAGCTAAAGGGGAAATCATGAATCCGTTCGCTACGACATTGAGACTCGATTCATTCCTGACGCACGGAACAAGCAAGAAGTACAGAATTCTTCTTTCGGGACAAGTGGCTGTGCCGACGCATTGCTTTAAAGCAGCTCTATTTATGACAGACGATAGCGTGATCACAGAACTGGCGTATCTGATGCCGA
The genomic region above belongs to Candidatus Zixiibacteriota bacterium and contains:
- a CDS encoding DNA/RNA non-specific endonuclease is translated as MLAKGEIMNPFATTLRLDSFLTHGTSKKYRILLSGQVAVPTHCFKAALFMTDDSVITELAYLMPNQSETLPGDPEDYEIGVEKIEEITGWEFFVDVP